A single window of Nicotiana sylvestris chromosome 3, ASM39365v2, whole genome shotgun sequence DNA harbors:
- the LOC138886819 gene encoding uncharacterized protein, whose translation MAVETEAMKYDSLFALMAQSDDDEEDEDDEEILTIELGEAKQSRDDLVVCVVDLNETITNLEKEKEALNEKITSVENERDDLMVVVVDLKETIEGLIKEKHTLEEKISATEQERDDFLVIITDLEETFEELNREHRTGSLGKGKEVSSETHIMIEHELNNVKTSLCDELEKNRQLQAELEKVKIDLEKPLKWTWSSDAVTAMYLNNSGNRQGIGFHREKTPYNPHSKYVTIPDN comes from the exons atggcagtggaaactgaagcGATGAAGTATGATTCATTGTTCGCGCTGATGGCTcagtctgatgatgatgaagaagatgaagacgatgag gagatcctaacaatagaactaggagaagccaaacaatctagagatgatctggtggtctgtgtagtggaccTGAATGAGACCATAACcaatcttgaaaaagaaaaggaagctttaaatgaaaagataactagtgtagaaaatgagagagatgactTGATGGTTGTGGTGGTTGACTTAAAGGAAACAATAGAAGGTCTCATCAAGGAGAAACACACCCTAGAAGAAAAGATTTCTGCTACTGAGCAAGAGAGAGATGATTTCTTAGTGATAATCACTGACCTAGAGGAAACCTTTGAGGaactcaatagagaacataggactgggagtcttgggaaagggaaggaagtatCTAGCGAGACACACATCATGattgaacatgaattaaataatgtgaaaactagtctatgtgaTGAACTTGAGAAAAATCGGCAACTTCAAGCTGAATTAGAGAAAGTcaaaattgatcttgagaaacCTCTGaaatggacctggtcctcagatgctgtGACTGCCATGTATTTGAACAACagtggaaacaggcagggaattGGGTTCCAtagggagaaaactccctacaaccCTCACAGCAAATACGTCACTATTCCTGATAACTAG